A window of Corallococcus macrosporus DSM 14697 contains these coding sequences:
- the trpA gene encoding tryptophan synthase subunit alpha — protein sequence MSGEIAQAFARAKARGEGVLVAYAMAGDPDLPRSVDVFAALVEGGADILELGVAFSDPIADGPVIQGAAERALKAGSTLKRVLDEVVPAVRQRCPQTPLVIMTYVNVIMAMGEARYAKLARERGVSGTILPDLPPEESAALRATFDAEGMDLIPLCAPTTPPARAQAIAKDGRGFVYCVSVSGVTGMRAELPPDLSQRLDLVRKAASVPIVAGFGISTEEQARTLSAHADGVVVGSALVRAAHTEGPAAAKALCADIKRGLRR from the coding sequence GTGAGCGGCGAGATTGCACAGGCCTTCGCGCGGGCGAAGGCGCGCGGTGAGGGCGTGCTGGTGGCCTACGCCATGGCGGGCGACCCGGACCTGCCTCGCTCGGTGGACGTGTTCGCCGCGCTGGTGGAGGGCGGCGCGGACATCCTGGAGCTGGGCGTGGCGTTCAGCGACCCCATCGCGGACGGCCCCGTCATCCAGGGCGCGGCGGAGCGGGCGCTCAAGGCCGGCTCCACGCTCAAGCGCGTGCTGGACGAGGTGGTGCCGGCGGTGCGCCAGCGCTGCCCCCAGACGCCGCTGGTCATCATGACGTACGTCAACGTCATCATGGCCATGGGCGAGGCGCGCTACGCGAAGCTCGCGCGGGAGCGGGGCGTGTCAGGAACCATCCTCCCTGACTTGCCGCCCGAGGAGAGCGCGGCCCTGCGCGCCACCTTCGACGCGGAGGGGATGGACTTGATTCCGCTGTGCGCGCCCACCACGCCCCCGGCGCGGGCGCAGGCCATCGCGAAGGACGGACGTGGCTTCGTCTATTGCGTCTCCGTGTCGGGCGTGACGGGCATGCGCGCGGAGCTGCCGCCCGACCTGTCACAGCGGCTGGACCTGGTGCGCAAGGCCGCGTCCGTGCCCATCGTCGCGGGCTTTGGCATTTCCACCGAGGAGCAGGCGCGAACGCTGTCTGCCCATGCGGACGGCGTCGTCGTGGGCAGCGCGTTGGTGCGCGCCGCGCACACAGAAGGCCCCGCGGCGGCGAAGGCGCTGTGTGCCGACATCAAGCGCGGGCTGCGACGTTGA
- a CDS encoding CARDB domain-containing protein, which translates to MRLRRRPCWSGTALLTAGLMVGCGGGADPTQVKGQAKSLDVGPDLVVREISGPASLRPGEPFTATVRVCNEGTTPAQPSGGPILLDLYLSMDDALSWPTPGAPPPLDQTLLGTLEVGWPAPGHCTARAFSAQAELPPAAQQDGTFYLGAIVDAQHALTELREANNTGVRALGVGFLPDLVVTDVSGPASVLHGTSFTTKVTVCNQGTQSSPNGDVDVYLSTADSLSVPAPGAPPPLDQAWVGSTDVPPLAIGQCVTRHVPSAATPPPGSAPEQPLYLGAIVDSGQNESELNEGNNARVGGPIGLGDGPDLVITSVQAPPNAELGSDFTATVRVCNQGTQPAPTSQVELHFSADGDISLPGPGGLPPDQLRVGMTDVPPLSPGDCAARAVQATADPVPSIPQPGPVTLAAIVDAQQQMPELREDNNVFVGGDIGLGLGPDLVVTALSAPASVRAWESFMTTVTVCNQGTATASHAELGLYLSMAPTLDAPAVNGPLLGVQSPLGWLSVPPLAPEQCLTQDVMASAMRPEDAPPQRTSFYLGAFIDTHLDVQELREDNNAFVHGLVGVGELPDLVVTALRGPASVENGPFTVTARVCNQGTQPASPTDVVLFLSTHDTLSPPIPGSPYPYPDPSTQVPIGGLPVPPLGANTCVTLHNTASVHVPGMPEHTRFFLGGVIDAADSVDELRDDNNAFVGGAMGVGHGPDLVITAVTPPANVRKYDDFIATVRVCNQGTQPSSVTQAELYLSTENHLRMPDWNTPGSPFPWSQSPIGGVSVPPLSPGHCLNLQAQAHAHPPPDVPPNAAVYVGAIIDTYQGETELREDNNIFVSGLIGVGDGPDLVITAITAPPSVMENDEFTATITLCNQGTAPSFYTEVELYLSTQAHVAMPQVNGPGPIFPDTQRPIGGVSVSHLAEGQCETHAFMAWGGRPYVATPGQPLYVGASVDGWKNVEELREDNNTFVSGRIGVGNGPDLVVTEVQAPPSVLDNDTFTATVTVCNQGTNMSGSTHAELHFASEPVLAMPSANPPGPPFPPTQVGVGGMSVPPLPAGRCFTGDVTATAQRPPGAQPGTTLYVGALVDGPQYEPELREDNNTFVSGLIGVGHGSDLVVTDVTAPASVYENDSFTATVTVCNQGTSSSMDAPLEVHLSTEATLTPYPLDHPGGPLPDSQVRVGYQNVPPLDANDCITLSVPAQGQRPVASQPDQALYLGALIIPSRSWHEAELREDNNTFVSGLIGVGHGADLVVTAITAPPSVEEHEDFTATLTVCNQGTVSSSYTELALYLSTRPHLVVQEGQGPDPQSSDSQRFVGGWNAQPLAPGQCVTSPVMAWAARPYAAEPGQPLYLGAAIDQYDSEPELREDNNTFVSGLIGVGSDPDLVVTSISGPSSVRTGSAFTATVRVCNQGTTSSGGVDVELFMSSDSTLDAPGAYGPGPVAEEQVSIGGVQLSGLAAGQCATRNVSVAAYTPPGSAPTGFFYLGAIVDVWNGTPELREDNNALANRLIMVTP; encoded by the coding sequence ATGCGATTACGGCGAAGGCCGTGTTGGAGCGGTACGGCCCTGCTGACAGCGGGGTTGATGGTGGGCTGCGGGGGCGGTGCGGACCCCACCCAGGTGAAGGGCCAGGCCAAGAGCCTGGACGTGGGCCCGGACCTGGTGGTTCGCGAAATCAGCGGCCCCGCCAGCCTGCGCCCCGGGGAGCCCTTCACGGCCACCGTGCGCGTCTGCAATGAGGGGACGACGCCCGCGCAGCCCTCCGGGGGGCCCATCCTGCTGGACTTGTACCTGTCCATGGATGACGCGCTGTCCTGGCCCACGCCCGGCGCGCCGCCGCCCCTGGACCAGACGCTGCTGGGCACCCTGGAAGTGGGCTGGCCCGCCCCCGGGCACTGCACGGCGCGCGCCTTCTCCGCGCAGGCCGAGCTGCCGCCCGCCGCGCAGCAGGACGGCACCTTCTACCTGGGCGCCATCGTCGACGCGCAGCACGCGCTGACCGAGCTGCGGGAGGCCAACAACACCGGCGTCCGGGCGCTGGGCGTGGGCTTCCTGCCGGACCTGGTCGTCACGGACGTCAGCGGCCCCGCGAGCGTGCTCCACGGGACCTCGTTCACCACCAAGGTCACGGTGTGCAACCAGGGCACGCAGTCGTCCCCCAACGGCGACGTGGACGTCTATCTCTCCACGGCTGACAGCCTGTCCGTGCCCGCGCCCGGCGCGCCGCCGCCCCTGGACCAGGCCTGGGTGGGCAGCACGGACGTGCCGCCGCTGGCCATCGGGCAGTGCGTCACCCGTCATGTCCCCTCCGCCGCCACGCCGCCTCCCGGCAGCGCGCCCGAGCAGCCGCTCTACCTGGGCGCCATCGTCGACAGCGGCCAGAACGAGAGCGAGCTGAACGAAGGCAACAACGCGCGCGTCGGCGGCCCCATTGGCCTGGGTGACGGGCCCGACCTCGTCATCACCTCGGTGCAGGCGCCTCCCAACGCCGAGCTGGGCTCGGACTTCACCGCCACCGTGAGGGTCTGCAACCAGGGGACGCAGCCCGCGCCGACCTCCCAGGTGGAGCTGCACTTCTCCGCGGACGGCGACATCTCCCTGCCTGGCCCGGGTGGCTTGCCCCCGGACCAGCTGCGGGTCGGGATGACGGACGTGCCGCCGTTGAGCCCGGGCGACTGCGCCGCGCGCGCCGTTCAGGCCACCGCCGACCCTGTCCCGAGCATTCCGCAGCCCGGCCCCGTGACGCTGGCCGCCATCGTCGATGCCCAACAGCAGATGCCGGAGCTGCGCGAGGACAACAACGTCTTCGTCGGCGGCGACATCGGCCTGGGCCTCGGGCCAGACCTCGTGGTCACCGCCCTGAGCGCGCCCGCCAGCGTGCGCGCCTGGGAGTCCTTCATGACCACCGTGACGGTCTGCAATCAGGGAACGGCGACAGCGAGCCACGCCGAGCTCGGACTGTACCTCTCCATGGCGCCGACGCTGGACGCCCCGGCCGTGAATGGCCCCCTCCTGGGCGTCCAGAGCCCGCTGGGCTGGCTGAGCGTCCCCCCGCTGGCGCCGGAGCAGTGCCTCACCCAGGACGTCATGGCCTCGGCGATGCGCCCGGAGGACGCGCCACCCCAGCGGACGTCCTTCTACCTGGGCGCCTTCATCGACACCCATTTGGATGTGCAGGAGCTGCGCGAGGACAACAACGCCTTCGTCCACGGCCTCGTCGGCGTGGGTGAGCTCCCGGACCTCGTCGTCACCGCGCTGCGGGGCCCCGCCAGCGTGGAGAACGGCCCCTTCACCGTCACCGCCCGGGTCTGCAACCAGGGCACCCAGCCCGCGAGCCCCACCGACGTGGTGCTCTTCCTCTCCACCCATGACACCTTGAGTCCCCCCATCCCCGGGAGCCCGTACCCGTACCCGGACCCATCGACGCAGGTGCCCATTGGAGGGCTCCCCGTCCCTCCGTTGGGGGCCAACACGTGCGTCACGCTGCACAACACCGCGTCCGTCCATGTCCCGGGGATGCCGGAGCACACGCGCTTCTTCCTGGGCGGCGTCATCGACGCGGCGGACTCGGTCGACGAGCTGCGCGACGACAACAACGCCTTCGTCGGCGGCGCCATGGGCGTGGGCCACGGGCCCGACCTGGTCATCACCGCCGTCACCCCCCCCGCGAACGTACGGAAGTATGACGACTTCATCGCCACCGTGCGCGTGTGCAACCAGGGCACCCAGCCGTCCAGCGTCACCCAGGCGGAGCTGTACCTCTCCACTGAAAACCACCTGCGCATGCCGGACTGGAACACCCCGGGCTCGCCCTTCCCCTGGAGCCAGTCCCCCATCGGCGGCGTGAGTGTGCCGCCGCTGTCTCCAGGCCACTGCCTCAACCTGCAAGCGCAGGCGCACGCGCACCCGCCCCCCGACGTGCCGCCGAACGCGGCCGTCTACGTGGGCGCCATCATCGACACGTATCAAGGCGAGACGGAGCTGCGCGAGGACAACAACATCTTCGTCAGCGGCCTCATCGGCGTGGGCGACGGCCCCGACCTGGTCATCACCGCCATCACCGCGCCGCCGAGCGTGATGGAGAACGACGAGTTCACCGCCACCATCACGCTCTGCAATCAAGGCACCGCGCCCTCCTTCTACACGGAGGTGGAGCTGTACCTCTCCACGCAGGCCCACGTCGCCATGCCGCAGGTGAATGGCCCCGGCCCGATATTCCCCGACACGCAGCGGCCCATTGGCGGAGTGAGCGTGTCACACCTGGCCGAGGGGCAATGCGAGACTCACGCTTTCATGGCGTGGGGAGGCCGTCCCTACGTGGCGACGCCGGGCCAGCCGCTCTACGTGGGCGCCTCCGTCGATGGGTGGAAGAACGTCGAGGAGCTGCGGGAGGACAACAACACCTTCGTCAGTGGCCGCATCGGCGTGGGCAACGGCCCCGACCTGGTCGTCACCGAGGTGCAGGCGCCCCCCAGCGTGCTGGACAATGACACCTTCACCGCCACCGTGACTGTCTGCAACCAGGGCACGAACATGTCGGGCAGCACGCACGCCGAGCTGCACTTCGCCTCGGAGCCCGTGCTGGCCATGCCGAGCGCCAATCCTCCAGGCCCACCCTTCCCGCCAACCCAGGTTGGCGTCGGAGGGATGAGCGTACCGCCCCTCCCCGCCGGCAGGTGCTTCACCGGCGACGTGACGGCCACCGCGCAGCGTCCCCCCGGAGCGCAGCCCGGCACGACGCTCTACGTGGGAGCCCTTGTCGACGGCCCCCAGTACGAGCCGGAGCTGCGCGAGGACAACAACACCTTCGTCAGCGGCCTCATCGGCGTGGGCCATGGCTCAGACCTGGTCGTCACCGACGTCACCGCGCCGGCGAGCGTGTACGAGAACGACAGCTTCACCGCCACCGTCACTGTCTGCAACCAGGGCACCTCCTCCTCCATGGATGCGCCGCTGGAGGTCCACCTCTCCACGGAGGCCACGTTGACCCCGTACCCATTGGACCACCCAGGCGGGCCGCTGCCGGACAGCCAGGTCCGCGTGGGATACCAGAACGTCCCCCCGTTGGACGCCAATGACTGCATCACCTTGAGCGTCCCCGCCCAGGGGCAGCGGCCCGTCGCGTCTCAGCCCGACCAGGCCCTCTACCTGGGCGCGCTCATCATCCCGTCGAGGAGCTGGCATGAAGCCGAGCTGCGCGAGGACAACAACACCTTCGTGAGCGGCCTCATCGGTGTGGGCCATGGCGCGGACCTCGTCGTCACCGCCATCACCGCGCCGCCGAGCGTGGAGGAGCACGAAGACTTCACCGCCACCCTCACCGTCTGCAACCAGGGCACAGTGTCCTCCTCCTACACGGAGCTGGCGCTGTACCTCTCCACGCGGCCCCACCTCGTCGTCCAGGAGGGACAGGGCCCGGATCCGCAATCTTCGGACTCGCAGCGCTTCGTGGGCGGTTGGAACGCGCAGCCGCTCGCGCCGGGGCAGTGCGTCACCAGCCCCGTCATGGCCTGGGCCGCCCGTCCCTACGCGGCGGAGCCGGGCCAGCCCCTCTACCTGGGCGCAGCCATCGACCAGTATGACTCCGAGCCCGAGCTGCGCGAGGACAACAACACCTTCGTCAGCGGCCTCATCGGCGTGGGCAGCGACCCCGACCTGGTCGTCACGTCCATCTCCGGTCCGAGCTCGGTCAGGACGGGCAGCGCCTTCACCGCCACCGTGCGGGTGTGCAACCAGGGCACCACGTCCTCCGGCGGCGTGGACGTGGAGCTGTTCATGTCGAGCGACAGCACGCTCGACGCGCCGGGAGCGTACGGTCCGGGCCCCGTCGCCGAGGAGCAGGTGTCCATCGGCGGGGTGCAGCTCTCCGGGCTGGCCGCGGGCCAGTGCGCCACGCGCAACGTCTCCGTGGCGGCCTACACGCCCCCAGGCTCCGCGCCCACCGGGTTCTTCTACCTGGGGGCCATTGTCGACGTATGGAACGGCACGCCAGAGCTGCGCGAGGACAACAACGCCCTCGCGAACCGGCTCATCATGGTGACGCCGTAA
- a CDS encoding DUF6923 family protein, with amino-acid sequence MMERQWRGLLFIGAVWASHAGANDFRAETRVNGLKQYTVDAYPATLRFTLTASNLDPALPSELLTVTAPVMKSCALAPSPPLVVPEGGHVTYQCEVELESHDACLTLGLHDANPLTPNHEVSFTSTFSLGWDMGASQAATNVLCLPQPSLPCDDTVYLSTAARTPDGRPAAPSRLYIFDPATGMLTRQGESALPYNALAYNHYDNFLYAIASDGVGAPRFIRVEAAGSAKVIAPLDTAAPRAAIWTAGAVLKDGAYVAFEHRTRRLIRVDPSTGETLSERVVTAPDGFQIADFALHPRDGQLYAFNNATQRLTAIDPLTGIATDHPAPARIDGRPPENAVMSAAVFTRDGELFLYGTHGPDTRRTTGFHAVDVTTGALTTLLSKQVPQLANGAMCGVYLWGTPLPQPMTRDRGFFGASESALLECLAYGPITLGALGEVSTLPGALGILWANPAIASNHARRTAEASLKVRTAREALTAVCNERVFNTRAPDLSALVNPASVESGRMEALRQRLERHNHSGKRTAIPLRKRIFAVDPLRAMERAEEPRF; translated from the coding sequence ATGATGGAGAGGCAGTGGCGCGGGCTCCTGTTCATCGGCGCCGTCTGGGCCTCGCACGCCGGAGCCAATGACTTCCGCGCCGAGACGCGCGTGAACGGGCTCAAGCAGTACACGGTCGACGCCTACCCGGCGACGCTGCGCTTCACGCTCACCGCCAGCAACCTCGACCCGGCGCTCCCCTCCGAGTTGCTGACCGTCACCGCGCCCGTGATGAAATCCTGCGCGCTCGCGCCCTCACCACCGCTGGTGGTTCCGGAGGGCGGGCACGTCACGTATCAATGCGAAGTCGAGCTGGAGAGCCACGACGCGTGCCTCACGCTGGGGCTCCATGACGCGAACCCGCTGACCCCGAACCACGAGGTCTCCTTCACCAGCACCTTCAGCCTCGGCTGGGACATGGGGGCCAGTCAGGCGGCGACCAACGTGCTCTGCCTCCCTCAACCCAGCCTGCCCTGCGACGACACCGTCTATCTCTCCACCGCCGCGCGCACGCCGGATGGGCGGCCCGCTGCGCCCTCGCGGCTCTACATCTTCGACCCCGCCACCGGAATGCTGACGCGGCAGGGGGAGTCGGCGCTTCCCTACAACGCGCTGGCGTACAACCACTACGACAACTTCCTGTACGCCATCGCCTCGGACGGCGTCGGGGCCCCCCGCTTCATCCGCGTTGAGGCCGCGGGCTCCGCGAAAGTCATTGCCCCCCTGGACACCGCGGCCCCACGCGCGGCCATCTGGACCGCGGGCGCTGTCCTGAAAGACGGCGCCTACGTCGCCTTCGAGCACCGCACCCGCCGCCTCATCCGCGTCGACCCCAGCACCGGAGAGACGCTCTCCGAGCGCGTGGTGACCGCCCCAGACGGCTTCCAGATAGCGGACTTCGCGCTGCATCCCCGGGACGGTCAACTCTACGCCTTCAACAACGCCACCCAGCGGCTGACCGCCATCGACCCGCTCACCGGCATCGCCACGGACCACCCCGCGCCCGCGCGGATAGACGGCAGGCCCCCGGAGAACGCCGTCATGAGCGCCGCCGTCTTCACCCGTGACGGCGAGCTCTTCCTTTATGGAACCCACGGCCCGGACACCCGCAGGACCACCGGCTTCCATGCCGTGGACGTGACGACGGGAGCGCTGACCACCCTCCTCTCGAAGCAGGTCCCCCAGCTCGCGAACGGCGCGATGTGTGGCGTCTACCTCTGGGGCACACCCCTCCCGCAGCCGATGACGCGCGACCGCGGCTTCTTCGGGGCCAGCGAGAGCGCCCTCCTGGAGTGCCTGGCATATGGCCCCATCACCCTCGGCGCGCTCGGCGAAGTCTCCACCCTCCCTGGCGCCCTGGGCATCCTCTGGGCCAACCCCGCCATCGCCTCGAACCACGCGCGCCGCACCGCCGAAGCGTCTCTGAAGGTCCGGACGGCGCGCGAGGCGCTGACGGCGGTCTGCAACGAGCGCGTCTTCAACACGCGCGCGCCGGACCTGTCCGCGCTGGTGAATCCGGCCTCGGTCGAATCCGGCCGGATGGAAGCGCTGCGCCAGCGGCTGGAGCGGCACAACCATTCCGGCAAACGCACCGCCATCCCACTGCGAAAGCGCATCTTCGCGGTGGACCCGCTGCGGGCGATGGAGCGCGCCGAGGAACCCCGGTTCTGA
- a CDS encoding histidine phosphatase family protein, whose amino-acid sequence MRAMKTPGKQVVLVRHGETEWSRGGRHTGRTDIPLLESGREMGRLLGAPLKAWRFDAVYTSPLSRAADTCALAGYGDRAQPRADLMEWDYGDYEGRTGAEIRAERPDWTLWKNGVPNGETAAQVAARVDSVISDALRTDGDVLIFAHGHLLRVLAARWLGLPPWEGRLFLLSTASISVLGHDGDRRRPAIVSWNDTTHLRA is encoded by the coding sequence ATGCGCGCCATGAAGACACCCGGGAAGCAGGTGGTACTCGTCCGGCACGGAGAGACGGAGTGGAGCCGCGGTGGCCGGCACACGGGGCGGACGGACATCCCGCTCCTGGAGTCCGGAAGGGAGATGGGCCGCCTGCTCGGCGCGCCGCTGAAGGCCTGGCGCTTCGACGCCGTCTACACCAGCCCGCTGAGCCGCGCGGCGGACACCTGCGCCCTGGCCGGCTACGGCGACCGCGCCCAGCCGCGCGCGGACCTCATGGAGTGGGACTACGGCGACTACGAGGGACGCACCGGCGCGGAGATTCGCGCGGAGCGGCCCGACTGGACCCTCTGGAAGAACGGCGTCCCCAACGGAGAGACGGCGGCGCAGGTGGCCGCCCGGGTGGACAGCGTCATCTCCGACGCCCTCCGCACGGACGGCGACGTGCTCATCTTCGCCCACGGGCACCTGCTCCGCGTGCTCGCGGCGCGGTGGCTGGGCCTGCCCCCGTGGGAGGGCCGGCTGTTCCTGCTGAGCACCGCGTCCATCAGCGTGCTCGGCCATGACGGCGACCGGCGCCGTCCGGCCATCGTGTCGTGGAACGACACCACGCACCTGCGCGCCTGA
- a CDS encoding anthranilate synthase component II, translating into MILVIDNYDSFTFNLVQLLFTLGAEVKVVRNDALDAEGVAASGASHLVISPGPCTPHEAGVSVAAIAQARVPVLGVCLGHQSIGAAFGGKVVRAPEPVHGKAAHIQHGGTGLFTGLRVGFAAARYHSLIVEAPSLPAHLEATAWSQDGLIMALRHRERPVVGVQFHPESVLTPEGPALVRNFLEGRL; encoded by the coding sequence GTGATTCTGGTCATCGACAACTACGACTCCTTCACCTTCAACCTGGTCCAGTTGCTCTTCACGCTGGGCGCCGAGGTGAAGGTGGTGCGCAATGACGCGCTGGACGCGGAGGGCGTGGCGGCCTCCGGCGCGTCCCACCTGGTGATTTCGCCGGGGCCCTGCACGCCGCACGAAGCGGGCGTCAGCGTGGCGGCCATCGCTCAAGCCCGCGTGCCGGTGCTGGGCGTGTGCCTGGGGCACCAGTCCATTGGCGCGGCCTTCGGCGGCAAGGTGGTGCGCGCGCCGGAGCCGGTGCACGGCAAGGCGGCGCACATCCAGCACGGCGGCACGGGGCTCTTCACCGGGTTGCGCGTGGGCTTCGCGGCGGCGCGCTACCACTCGCTCATCGTGGAGGCGCCGTCGCTGCCCGCCCACCTGGAGGCCACCGCGTGGAGCCAGGACGGCCTCATCATGGCGCTGCGCCACCGCGAGCGGCCCGTGGTGGGCGTGCAGTTCCATCCGGAGAGCGTGCTCACGCCCGAAGGCCCCGCGCTGGTGCGCAACTTCCTGGAGGGGCGGCTGTAG
- a CDS encoding anthranilate synthase component I family protein encodes MDAQERKSAYRRRAEQGEAVPVSVELPADLDTPLSAYLKLGGGSRGFILESCYGGERFGRYSHIGAEPAGRVRLDRDGATLWRGAREERRQGKPLDVLRQLWRELAVARLPGEAPFLGGLVGYMGYNCFSWLEPTVPDRHPSDLSFPDSEWLVCEDFVTHDTRTGTLKATAIARPSLHGSVDAALKDAEARAQAMADKLLKPLSPEAYAPAPRMRGDAAPTACWDRAGYEAAVARAQEYIRAGDIFQVVLARRFESRGAPPPLSLYRALRRVNPSPYLFLVELGEARALVGASPELLVQVRDGDVVVRPIAGTRRRGASEAEDLALEKELLADEKERAEHIMLVDLGRNDVGRVAAPGSVRVEDMMLIERYSHVMHIVSQVRGKLDAKYDALDALASTFPAGTVSGAPKIRAMQIIDELEVQRRGPYSGAVGYLSFCGTLDVAIALRTFFVDGDRTMWTAGAGLVADSVPSKEADETEAKAGAMAAALRLAREGGGR; translated from the coding sequence ATGGATGCACAGGAGCGGAAGTCAGCCTATCGGCGTCGCGCGGAGCAGGGCGAGGCGGTGCCGGTGTCGGTGGAGCTGCCGGCGGACCTCGATACGCCGCTGTCGGCCTACCTGAAGCTCGGCGGTGGTTCGCGCGGCTTCATCCTCGAGTCGTGCTACGGCGGCGAGCGGTTCGGCCGCTACAGCCACATCGGCGCGGAGCCCGCGGGGCGCGTGCGCCTGGACCGCGACGGCGCCACCCTGTGGCGTGGCGCGCGCGAGGAGCGACGGCAGGGCAAGCCCCTGGACGTGCTGCGCCAGCTCTGGCGCGAGCTGGCCGTGGCCCGGCTCCCTGGCGAGGCGCCCTTCCTGGGCGGGCTCGTGGGGTACATGGGCTACAACTGCTTCTCGTGGCTGGAGCCCACGGTGCCGGACCGGCACCCCAGCGACCTCTCCTTCCCGGACTCCGAATGGCTGGTGTGCGAGGACTTCGTCACGCACGACACCCGCACCGGCACGCTCAAGGCCACCGCCATCGCCCGGCCGTCGCTGCACGGCAGCGTGGACGCCGCGCTGAAGGACGCGGAGGCGCGCGCGCAGGCCATGGCGGACAAGCTGCTGAAGCCGCTGTCCCCGGAGGCCTACGCGCCCGCGCCGCGCATGCGCGGGGACGCGGCGCCCACCGCGTGCTGGGACCGCGCGGGCTATGAGGCCGCGGTGGCCCGGGCGCAGGAGTACATCCGCGCCGGAGACATCTTCCAGGTGGTGCTCGCGCGCCGCTTCGAGTCCCGGGGGGCGCCGCCGCCCTTGTCGCTCTACCGCGCGCTGCGGCGGGTGAACCCCTCGCCGTACCTCTTCCTGGTGGAGCTGGGCGAGGCCCGCGCGCTGGTGGGCGCCTCGCCGGAGCTGCTGGTGCAGGTGCGCGACGGGGACGTGGTGGTGCGGCCCATCGCGGGGACGCGGCGGCGCGGCGCCTCCGAGGCCGAGGACCTGGCCCTGGAGAAGGAGCTGCTCGCGGACGAGAAGGAGCGCGCCGAGCACATCATGCTGGTGGACCTGGGCCGCAACGACGTGGGCCGCGTGGCGGCGCCGGGCTCGGTGCGCGTCGAGGACATGATGCTCATCGAGCGCTACAGCCACGTGATGCACATCGTGTCGCAGGTGCGCGGCAAGCTCGACGCGAAGTACGACGCGCTGGACGCGCTGGCCAGCACCTTCCCCGCGGGCACCGTGTCCGGGGCGCCCAAGATTCGCGCGATGCAGATCATCGACGAGCTGGAGGTCCAGCGGCGCGGGCCCTACTCGGGCGCGGTGGGCTACCTGTCCTTCTGCGGCACGCTGGACGTGGCCATCGCCCTGCGCACCTTCTTCGTGGACGGAGACCGGACGATGTGGACCGCGGGCGCGGGCCTGGTCGCGGACTCGGTGCCGTCCAAGGAGGCGGATGAGACGGAGGCCAAGGCGGGCGCCATGGCCGCCGCGCTGCGGCTGGCCCGCGAGGGAGGTGGGCGGTGA
- a CDS encoding ligase-associated DNA damage response exonuclease gives MVRLQAPRYLNGTLSAAPSSPLMTVTPQGLYCVPGDFHIDPWRPVDRALITHAHGDHARGGSRRYLGARAGKGLLHRRLGADATIDTLDYGERLDINGVTVSFHPAGHVLGSAQLRVEHGGETWVVSGDYKRAPDPTCAPFEVVPCDTFITEATFGLPIFRWDATEQVAEDILRWWDANRALGRAAVLFCYALGKAQRLLAELAKLTDRAVFVHGALHALVDVYRDAGVRMLPTQLVSEVEKGTSFAGALVLAPPSASGSTWMRRFGEYETGFASGWMRVRGNRRRRGFDRGFVLSDHADWPDLLRTVKDTQAERVLVTHGYTEPLARYLREQGVDAAPLATPFEGEAED, from the coding sequence GTGGTCCGGCTCCAAGCCCCTCGCTATCTGAATGGGACTTTGAGTGCCGCTCCTTCCTCTCCCTTGATGACGGTGACGCCTCAGGGGCTCTACTGCGTTCCGGGCGACTTCCACATCGACCCCTGGCGTCCGGTGGACCGGGCGCTCATCACCCACGCGCATGGCGACCACGCGCGCGGTGGCAGCCGCCGCTATCTGGGCGCCCGGGCAGGCAAGGGACTGCTGCACCGGAGATTGGGCGCGGACGCCACCATCGACACGCTCGACTACGGCGAGCGGTTGGACATCAACGGGGTCACCGTCAGCTTCCATCCGGCCGGCCACGTGCTGGGCAGCGCGCAGCTCCGCGTGGAGCACGGCGGGGAGACGTGGGTCGTCTCGGGCGACTACAAGCGCGCGCCGGACCCCACGTGCGCGCCCTTCGAGGTCGTCCCCTGCGACACCTTCATCACCGAGGCGACCTTCGGCCTGCCCATCTTCCGCTGGGACGCGACGGAGCAGGTGGCCGAGGACATCCTGCGCTGGTGGGACGCCAACCGCGCCCTAGGCCGCGCGGCGGTGCTGTTCTGCTACGCGCTGGGCAAGGCGCAGCGGCTGCTCGCGGAGCTGGCGAAGCTGACGGACCGCGCCGTGTTCGTCCACGGGGCCCTGCACGCGCTGGTGGACGTGTACCGCGACGCGGGCGTCCGCATGCTGCCCACGCAGCTCGTGTCGGAGGTGGAGAAGGGCACCTCGTTCGCGGGAGCGCTGGTGCTGGCGCCGCCGAGCGCCAGCGGCTCCACGTGGATGCGCCGCTTCGGTGAGTACGAGACGGGCTTCGCGTCCGGCTGGATGCGCGTGCGAGGCAACCGGCGCCGCCGGGGCTTCGACCGGGGCTTCGTGCTGTCGGACCACGCGGACTGGCCGGACCTCTTGCGCACGGTGAAGGACACCCAGGCGGAGCGCGTGCTGGTGACGCACGGCTACACGGAGCCGCTGGCCCGCTACCTGCGCGAACAGGGCGTGGACGCCGCGCCCCTGGCCACCCCATTCGAAGGCGAGGCGGAGGACTGA